A single region of the Paraburkholderia megapolitana genome encodes:
- a CDS encoding helix-turn-helix domain-containing protein: MTALGNFVRNRRKELRLTQVALALRMGVDDAYVSAVETGRRAPDGRSFLEALSRALALDEDGLRQLVDASRRSRRYLRVPEELSERKHQVISALMEDVRLTEMDLETIASVHSAIARNRNLSAFRAEPDVEGGLM, translated from the coding sequence GTGACAGCTCTGGGCAATTTCGTACGCAATCGACGCAAGGAGCTTCGCCTGACACAGGTTGCTCTCGCACTTCGCATGGGCGTAGATGACGCATATGTCAGCGCAGTCGAAACGGGCCGAAGGGCTCCCGACGGCCGTTCCTTTCTCGAGGCGTTGAGTCGAGCACTCGCTCTGGACGAAGATGGATTGCGCCAGTTGGTCGACGCCTCGAGGCGTTCGCGCCGATATCTGCGCGTGCCCGAAGAACTGTCGGAGCGCAAACACCAGGTGATTTCAGCGCTGATGGAGGATGTGAGGCTAACTGAAATGGATCTCGAGACTATTGCAAGCGTTCACTCTGCGATAGCCCGCAATAGAAATCTGTCCGCCTTTAGGGCGGAGCCGGATGTCGAAGGAGGTCTTATGTAA
- a CDS encoding nucleoid-associated protein, with protein sequence MPIQIRHSVIHGFTKEAGEPVAHVDKKDRLLDNTLPSVFSLVQGMVTLLGKKESSQVWGRFGNNGREGPFPGRFAGYIDDVSSVEGFLALSHLAVDEISRTAEAQQASTGGHILCATYDDDAGNTRVIVAMIKQRSGLQLDDNLVPINIVEIDMSKLHQAAQIRVGEFRQTIELQAEQHDDEGEEQADVTYLSFVAKRADRGSSAYFINALGCEVGVSSTKATTRLYKAVDAFFRENEELNPYLRNAKDALSAFLRQEADAQRLVTMDALQDVMDRVVRPEHAHLVREMTQTLNGDRFKVPDGFLVSETVLRKHTKVVLEGARLTLKFDRGMLGTDRNAELFFDEDNRALTIQNLSNEMMGRLQQTLNDG encoded by the coding sequence ATGCCAATTCAGATACGCCACAGTGTTATCCACGGGTTCACCAAAGAAGCGGGCGAGCCCGTTGCTCACGTCGACAAGAAGGACCGTCTGCTGGACAACACACTGCCCTCAGTCTTCTCACTGGTACAAGGCATGGTCACACTGCTCGGAAAAAAGGAAAGCAGCCAAGTCTGGGGGCGCTTTGGGAACAATGGGCGAGAAGGTCCGTTCCCCGGCCGGTTTGCGGGCTACATCGATGACGTGAGCAGCGTTGAGGGCTTCCTTGCACTTTCGCACCTCGCCGTTGATGAAATTTCGCGGACTGCGGAAGCGCAGCAAGCGTCTACAGGTGGACACATCCTTTGTGCCACATACGATGATGATGCGGGTAACACTCGTGTCATCGTCGCAATGATTAAGCAAAGAAGTGGTTTGCAGCTTGACGATAACCTAGTGCCAATCAACATCGTCGAAATCGATATGTCGAAGCTGCATCAGGCTGCTCAGATTCGAGTGGGCGAGTTCCGACAGACCATCGAACTGCAGGCAGAGCAGCATGACGATGAAGGCGAAGAGCAAGCAGACGTCACATATCTGTCGTTCGTCGCCAAGCGCGCGGACCGCGGCTCCTCTGCGTATTTCATTAACGCTCTGGGCTGCGAAGTCGGAGTTTCGTCAACTAAAGCGACAACGCGTCTGTACAAGGCTGTCGACGCATTTTTTCGCGAGAACGAGGAACTCAACCCGTATCTGCGCAACGCAAAAGACGCGTTAAGCGCGTTCCTGCGACAGGAAGCAGATGCTCAACGACTTGTGACAATGGATGCGCTGCAGGATGTAATGGACCGGGTGGTCCGCCCGGAACATGCCCATCTTGTGCGTGAAATGACTCAGACCTTGAACGGCGACCGATTCAAGGTGCCTGACGGTTTTCTTGTCAGCGAGACCGTGCTGCGAAAGCATACGAAGGTTGTTCTGGAAGGAGCTCGTCTCACGCTGAAATTTGATAGAGGGATGCTGGGCACGGACCGCAACGCTGAGCTGTTCTTTGACGAGGACAATCGCGCGCTGACCATTCAGAATCTGTCGAACGAGATGATGGGCCGCCTGCAACAAACGTTGAACGATGGCTGA
- a CDS encoding restriction endonuclease subunit S: protein MSQKQTEQVAETELVVPAGWQSGELLSFLELQRGVDLPVQERRHGDVRIFGSNGLLGFHDRSVVGGPGVITGRSGTIGKLFYTEDEYWPLNTSLYVKGFKGNLPKYVYYKLSEIRLEKFSTGTGVPTLNRNVVHKYVVTFPPLLEQEKIAAILTAVENKLDVIARQIEATQTLKGGLMQTLFSRGVGSQDANGHWRPHTEFKDSELGEIPVGWRTDKLHSHVTKVGSGVTPRGGSDAYLSSGIPLIRSQNVLIGQLSLADVAYISTEQHEKMRNSALMPCDVLLNITGASIGRCAILPANFGEGNVNQHVCIIRPLPSFNPNFLCHYLNSNAGQNQVNKFQAGGNREGLNYQQIRSFDLPVPPAIEQNKISGILDTVNSKLRVLGIKQNHYQSLKRGLMQKLLTGEWRVKVDAVVLDAEPETTS, encoded by the coding sequence ATGAGTCAAAAGCAGACAGAACAAGTGGCCGAGACGGAGCTGGTCGTACCGGCTGGCTGGCAATCCGGCGAACTCTTGAGCTTCCTCGAACTTCAAAGGGGCGTAGACCTTCCTGTACAAGAACGTCGCCATGGCGACGTCCGGATATTCGGTTCCAATGGATTGTTAGGCTTTCATGATAGAAGCGTAGTCGGTGGTCCAGGAGTGATTACTGGGCGCTCGGGAACGATTGGGAAATTGTTCTACACAGAGGACGAGTATTGGCCGCTCAACACCTCATTGTATGTAAAAGGCTTCAAGGGAAACCTGCCGAAGTATGTCTACTACAAGCTGAGCGAAATCCGTCTTGAAAAATTTTCGACGGGAACTGGCGTACCAACCCTAAACAGAAACGTCGTACACAAATATGTGGTGACATTTCCGCCGCTCCTCGAACAAGAGAAAATCGCCGCCATCCTCACGGCGGTAGAGAATAAGCTGGACGTGATTGCCCGCCAAATTGAAGCGACCCAGACACTCAAGGGTGGCCTGATGCAAACCCTTTTCAGCCGAGGTGTAGGAAGCCAGGACGCGAATGGTCACTGGCGGCCGCATACCGAGTTCAAAGATAGTGAACTGGGGGAGATTCCGGTGGGGTGGCGTACCGACAAGCTCCATTCTCATGTCACCAAGGTTGGTAGCGGAGTGACTCCAAGGGGGGGCAGTGACGCCTATCTCAGTAGTGGCATTCCACTGATTCGGAGCCAAAACGTGCTCATTGGCCAGCTATCACTTGCTGATGTTGCATACATCAGCACTGAGCAGCACGAAAAGATGCGCAACTCGGCACTAATGCCGTGCGACGTGTTGTTGAACATCACCGGCGCATCTATTGGGCGTTGCGCTATCCTTCCTGCTAATTTTGGCGAGGGCAACGTCAATCAGCATGTCTGCATCATTCGACCTTTACCCAGCTTCAACCCGAATTTCCTTTGTCATTACTTGAATTCGAACGCTGGTCAAAATCAAGTTAATAAATTTCAGGCCGGTGGCAATAGGGAGGGACTAAATTACCAGCAGATTCGCAGCTTTGATTTGCCAGTACCTCCGGCAATCGAACAAAACAAGATTTCCGGAATTCTGGATACCGTGAATAGCAAGTTACGAGTCCTTGGAATTAAGCAGAACCATTACCAAAGCCTCAAACGTGGCCTGATGCAAAAGCTGCTGACCGGCGAATGGCGGGTCAAGGTCGACGCAGTTGTACTCGATGCTGAACCGGAGACGACCTCATGA
- a CDS encoding type I restriction endonuclease subunit R has translation MSQSSEKAGVEIPAIESLVKLGYTHQPGNDVHVEHRHLAPLLDYILRPRLLALNPWLVVAPGGLDAALIELRKRVNDDLLPANKSFSEQVVHRADVQVKDAEGKLHSVRFFDATTPANNDFHVVDQYVGKNADGDLFRPDLLLFVNGLPLAIIECKASHHRLDEALAQLDGYQASFPAQFVYNQVCVGLNRREGLYGAILTKPAFYARYRLQETELATVAALLGDDPSEQDHLLWALFEPSRFLEFITHFVLFETRDGKTVKKLPRYQQWRAVRKTIARLTAPKPIGGVVWHTQGSGKSLTMALLARMLRADSSGLNNPTVLVLTDRKDLDKQIFDTFHAVGIKAKQAVSVDGLVKLLSNDYGAVFTSTVQKFQESERPDAADATPDEEDDLLRAARHRRVREGKDFFMVEERNVHLGQYDADGVLFEAKWEEVSREKVNFRVLSAKPNFYVLVDEAHRSQYDFLAAFMRASLPNAKFIAFTGTPLLNDDKQTLAEFGGDTYIDEYRLHEAVADGATLPIKYQDAWVALSADAKLDQAFKDQFASEGEAKQQVLKKELLSRWRQAGDRMEQVAAHLVEHFLTNVQAKKLKAMLVCDGRDMAVRYKDLLDGLMQERQAKGLPTFENRVVISLASATASRTGASEQQEAAEKNVAKGHIQTIEERVRAELKAGKEPVTLPSEQIGGFVSKLFPLPYGDEAKGRDDQPHANNVGLIIVSDMLLTGWDAPIVGTMYLDKPLKEHTLLQAIARVNRTMAGKNAGYIVDYHGVVQHLDHALKIYGGEVRPAQVWESVESELPKLQSTLERILKLLPRKHDPVSQREDYKDDAERFLDPATRLDAVEDFLELVKQFNRSVDIILPDVRGVPFKPYFTLFAEIRLMLRDKLPGSTYRERITKLESALLQQLLDEYIAASPAKSLLGRDVSILNASDMARLKKLANPGSQALVMKNQLKHTIVTGRDKDPAFFDKLAEELERLLEEEKAGRISQAQFLEQLELFGQRVKDKDNTGFEHPAHSAVYHYLAALLTEDTARVATTKLFEDADLCRTMAATNWKQMHDLHPEIRDLLRKLLMPLAGWERSVTRDHAARILDILLKN, from the coding sequence ATGAGCCAGTCCTCCGAAAAAGCAGGGGTCGAAATCCCGGCCATTGAATCACTGGTCAAGCTGGGTTACACCCACCAGCCCGGCAATGACGTGCACGTGGAGCACCGGCACCTCGCTCCCTTGCTCGATTACATTCTGCGACCCCGACTGCTGGCACTGAACCCTTGGCTGGTTGTCGCCCCCGGCGGACTAGACGCTGCTCTGATTGAATTACGCAAGCGGGTGAACGACGACCTGCTACCGGCGAACAAGTCCTTCTCGGAGCAGGTGGTGCATCGCGCCGACGTCCAAGTGAAGGATGCCGAGGGCAAGCTGCACAGCGTACGCTTTTTCGATGCAACCACGCCCGCCAATAACGACTTCCATGTTGTTGACCAGTACGTCGGCAAGAATGCCGACGGTGACCTGTTCCGTCCTGACCTGCTGCTGTTCGTGAACGGCCTGCCACTAGCCATCATTGAGTGCAAAGCCAGTCACCACCGGCTCGATGAAGCACTGGCGCAGCTGGATGGCTACCAGGCCAGTTTTCCGGCCCAGTTCGTTTACAACCAGGTCTGCGTGGGCTTGAACCGCCGCGAGGGCCTGTATGGGGCCATCCTGACCAAGCCAGCTTTCTATGCGCGATACCGGTTGCAGGAAACAGAACTGGCGACGGTGGCCGCCCTACTGGGCGACGACCCTAGCGAACAAGACCATCTGCTGTGGGCGCTATTTGAGCCAAGCCGATTTCTAGAATTCATCACCCACTTCGTCCTGTTCGAGACCCGCGACGGCAAGACTGTGAAGAAGTTGCCGCGTTATCAGCAGTGGCGCGCAGTGCGCAAAACCATAGCCCGCCTCACCGCCCCGAAGCCCATTGGTGGCGTGGTATGGCATACCCAAGGCAGTGGCAAATCATTGACCATGGCGCTGTTGGCGCGGATGCTTCGTGCCGACAGCAGCGGTCTGAACAACCCGACCGTGCTGGTGCTAACCGACCGTAAAGACCTCGACAAGCAAATCTTCGATACCTTCCACGCGGTGGGCATCAAGGCAAAGCAGGCCGTGTCAGTTGACGGTTTAGTCAAGCTGCTGAGCAATGATTACGGCGCCGTGTTCACGAGTACCGTGCAGAAGTTTCAAGAGAGCGAGCGACCGGACGCCGCCGACGCCACACCGGATGAAGAAGACGACCTTTTGCGAGCAGCCCGGCACAGACGGGTGCGCGAGGGTAAGGACTTCTTCATGGTCGAAGAGCGCAATGTCCACTTAGGTCAGTATGACGCCGACGGGGTATTGTTCGAGGCGAAGTGGGAAGAGGTCAGCCGCGAGAAGGTCAATTTTCGGGTACTCAGTGCCAAACCGAATTTTTATGTTCTGGTCGACGAAGCTCACCGTAGTCAGTACGACTTCCTAGCCGCCTTCATGCGCGCCAGTCTGCCCAACGCGAAGTTCATCGCCTTTACCGGCACCCCATTGCTGAACGACGACAAGCAAACGCTCGCCGAGTTCGGTGGCGATACCTACATAGACGAATACCGGCTGCACGAGGCCGTCGCTGATGGCGCGACCCTGCCCATCAAGTACCAGGACGCATGGGTGGCGCTGTCGGCCGACGCAAAGCTTGATCAAGCCTTCAAAGACCAGTTCGCGAGTGAGGGTGAAGCCAAGCAGCAAGTGCTGAAGAAAGAACTACTGTCACGTTGGCGACAGGCCGGCGACCGCATGGAACAGGTAGCGGCGCATCTAGTTGAACACTTCCTCACCAACGTGCAGGCTAAGAAGCTCAAAGCGATGCTTGTCTGCGACGGCCGTGACATGGCCGTGCGCTACAAGGATTTGCTCGATGGGCTCATGCAAGAGCGCCAGGCGAAGGGCCTGCCCACGTTCGAAAACCGGGTGGTTATCTCCTTGGCCAGTGCCACGGCATCCCGTACCGGAGCGTCGGAGCAGCAAGAGGCGGCTGAAAAGAACGTCGCGAAGGGCCACATCCAGACCATCGAAGAACGTGTCCGCGCCGAACTGAAGGCTGGAAAAGAGCCTGTCACCCTGCCGTCCGAACAGATTGGCGGTTTCGTCAGCAAGCTGTTTCCATTGCCGTATGGTGATGAAGCCAAGGGGCGGGACGATCAGCCTCATGCCAATAACGTGGGCCTCATCATCGTCTCGGACATGCTGCTGACTGGTTGGGACGCACCCATCGTTGGCACCATGTACCTTGACAAGCCGCTGAAGGAACACACGCTGCTGCAGGCGATTGCACGGGTGAATCGCACCATGGCCGGCAAAAACGCCGGTTACATCGTGGACTACCACGGCGTCGTCCAACATCTCGACCACGCCCTGAAGATTTACGGCGGCGAAGTGCGGCCAGCGCAGGTCTGGGAAAGCGTCGAAAGCGAGCTACCCAAACTGCAAAGCACGCTCGAGCGTATACTCAAACTGCTGCCTAGGAAGCACGACCCGGTATCCCAGCGAGAGGACTACAAGGACGACGCTGAGCGCTTCCTTGACCCGGCCACGCGACTGGACGCGGTGGAAGACTTCCTGGAACTGGTAAAACAGTTCAATCGCAGCGTCGACATCATTCTGCCTGATGTGCGGGGGGTACCGTTCAAGCCTTACTTCACCCTCTTTGCAGAAATCCGACTTATGCTGCGCGACAAGTTACCTGGCAGCACCTACCGCGAGCGCATCACCAAACTGGAATCGGCTCTGCTGCAGCAACTGCTCGATGAGTACATAGCTGCCAGCCCGGCCAAAAGCCTTCTGGGGCGCGACGTGTCGATTCTGAATGCCAGCGATATGGCGCGGCTGAAAAAGTTGGCCAACCCCGGCAGTCAAGCCTTGGTGATGAAGAACCAACTCAAGCACACCATCGTCACCGGCCGGGACAAAGACCCAGCCTTCTTCGACAAGCTGGCCGAAGAGCTGGAGAGGCTGCTGGAAGAAGAGAAGGCTGGCCGTATCAGCCAAGCGCAATTTCTGGAACAGCTTGAGTTGTTTGGGCAGCGCGTCAAGGACAAAGACAACACCGGTTTCGAACACCCCGCTCATTCAGCCGTCTACCACTACCTGGCTGCCTTACTGACCGAAGACACCGCCAGGGTGGCCACCACCAAGCTGTTTGAGGACGCTGACCTTTGCCGCACCATGGCGGCGACCAACTGGAAGCAGATGCACGACCTGCACCCGGAAATTCGCGACCTGTTGCGCAAGCTGCTGATGCCGTTGGCTGGATGGGAACGCTCGGTGACCCGTGACCATGCCGCCCGTATCCTGGACATCCTGCTGAAGAACTGA
- a CDS encoding Mu transposase C-terminal domain-containing protein has protein sequence MANFFKDQIIFRGDGKFRLVRVQNDIAQLENITTGEFSNHDEADLLDEYVRGYLRTVKSKQYQRSPKRNVVQEALEAATPRARQGDFETRRRVNYLVRLDRTGAFDGPRSALCLAIHKVAVDLDDARPPHETTVYRWRRKYLLARFDVRGLLDGSWHRGGLGQSRLNPAVESAVQEKIETAFLNSKSGTAEDVYNAVFLEIQRLNTTRIESEWLKVPALRTIQRRIEGIHAYERTVARYGEREAQRRFADQLCSRRVSRILEIVEIDHTPMDVMYTDSDGQVIDRPYFTVVFDRRSRCVLGFCISSAGHGVHAVFEALRHAMMPKNYLGERFPELSLEWPCHGWPERLLMDNGREFHALAVVDALTNLGVTCEYAASRDPNDKPFVERFLRTFNYSFIHKLPGTTLAKVHQRVGFKSEDEACITFEQLNQMVHVWITSVYHHRPHKGLAGRAPIDVWKEDATAFPPVLKCNAEDLSIEFGEFGECALQRYGINLNTFRYVSPELLALRGMLPARQRVQVKAPYENAGLIWVWDPIESKYIRANNVDEQFNNLTIEQAKVIKREYETSDAHQRTRANAEEWIREKSSEAMQSKKLATRKRGARQAHTTSKSANRPQATASEPQVAQPPRSFTRESDELSDFEIESVNLEVDHEKE, from the coding sequence ATGGCCAACTTCTTCAAAGATCAGATCATCTTCCGCGGCGACGGAAAATTCCGGCTCGTCCGCGTGCAAAATGACATTGCCCAGCTGGAAAACATTACGACGGGCGAGTTCTCAAATCATGACGAAGCGGATCTCCTGGACGAGTATGTCCGAGGGTACCTTCGAACAGTTAAAAGCAAACAGTATCAACGTTCTCCGAAGCGCAATGTCGTTCAGGAAGCACTGGAGGCTGCTACGCCACGAGCCAGACAAGGTGATTTCGAGACACGCCGAAGAGTGAACTATCTCGTGAGGCTCGACCGGACCGGCGCGTTCGACGGGCCCCGGTCTGCGCTTTGCCTGGCGATCCACAAGGTGGCCGTAGATCTGGATGATGCGAGGCCGCCTCACGAAACGACCGTGTATCGCTGGCGTCGAAAATATCTTCTTGCACGATTTGATGTTCGCGGGCTGCTTGATGGGAGCTGGCACCGAGGAGGTCTGGGGCAGTCACGACTCAATCCGGCGGTTGAAAGTGCTGTGCAAGAGAAAATCGAAACTGCGTTTCTCAACAGCAAAAGCGGAACCGCTGAGGACGTCTACAACGCGGTGTTCCTAGAAATCCAGCGACTAAATACGACTCGCATCGAGTCCGAATGGCTCAAGGTTCCGGCACTCCGGACTATTCAAAGGAGAATCGAAGGCATCCATGCTTACGAGCGCACGGTTGCCCGCTACGGCGAACGGGAGGCGCAGCGTCGGTTCGCCGACCAGCTCTGCTCGCGCAGGGTAAGCAGAATCCTCGAGATTGTTGAGATTGATCACACGCCGATGGACGTGATGTACACCGACTCCGACGGTCAGGTGATCGATCGGCCGTATTTCACTGTGGTATTCGATCGACGTTCCCGATGCGTGCTTGGGTTCTGTATCAGTTCAGCTGGACATGGCGTCCACGCCGTATTCGAAGCACTGCGACACGCGATGATGCCGAAAAATTACCTGGGAGAGCGTTTTCCAGAGCTGTCTCTGGAATGGCCGTGTCACGGTTGGCCCGAGCGTTTACTCATGGACAACGGCCGTGAATTTCATGCACTTGCGGTGGTCGATGCACTGACGAATCTCGGTGTGACATGCGAATACGCCGCTTCGCGTGATCCGAACGACAAACCTTTTGTCGAGCGCTTTCTCAGAACGTTCAACTACTCTTTCATTCACAAACTTCCAGGTACGACCCTCGCCAAGGTTCATCAACGAGTGGGCTTCAAATCGGAGGATGAGGCCTGTATTACGTTCGAGCAGCTCAACCAGATGGTCCACGTCTGGATTACTTCCGTATATCACCACAGACCACATAAAGGTCTTGCCGGGCGAGCACCAATCGATGTGTGGAAGGAGGATGCAACAGCGTTTCCACCTGTGTTGAAGTGCAATGCGGAGGACCTCAGCATCGAATTTGGCGAGTTTGGCGAATGCGCGTTGCAGCGCTATGGCATTAACCTTAATACGTTCAGGTACGTATCCCCCGAGCTACTCGCCCTTCGCGGGATGCTGCCCGCAAGACAGAGGGTACAGGTCAAGGCTCCCTACGAAAACGCGGGCTTGATCTGGGTGTGGGATCCGATCGAAAGCAAATACATTCGCGCCAATAACGTCGATGAACAGTTCAACAATCTGACGATCGAGCAAGCCAAGGTTATAAAGCGCGAATACGAAACCTCTGATGCTCATCAACGAACGCGGGCAAACGCCGAGGAGTGGATTCGCGAGAAATCCAGCGAGGCGATGCAATCAAAGAAACTGGCAACGCGCAAGCGGGGCGCGCGTCAGGCACATACGACATCAAAATCGGCCAACCGTCCTCAAGCTACTGCATCGGAACCTCAGGTTGCTCAGCCACCCCGCTCATTCACCCGAGAGTCTGATGAACTTTCCGACTTCGAAATTGAATCCGTCAACCTTGAGGTGGATCATGAAAAAGAATAA
- a CDS encoding TniB family NTP-binding protein, giving the protein MKKNNAKAESSKDIRTAFIKFPHIVRILAALDRLYDYQCDNEDPEHIILLGESGVGKSTLVKRYARQHPRIEHDEYTEVPVLYMRIGPKPTRKALAQKSLEMLGDLLWFRGTEPQLTARFIGLLRTCRVRLVIVDEANHLVDGTGKKTLHTAADWFKCVIDDSKISYVFVGIPRVKRLLATNDQLRGRLREVIQIDRFSVANESAELEFRSALKNFKICMGDLPAIDISGATITRLFAFATDGRVRDICKLLARAVELAYAQPDPGLTDKVLAEAFRTVIYSGAPDNRNPFHETFNEMPLVKNDEPFAPEDH; this is encoded by the coding sequence ATGAAAAAGAATAATGCCAAAGCCGAATCTTCTAAGGATATTAGAACAGCGTTTATAAAATTCCCGCACATAGTGCGGATCCTGGCTGCACTGGATCGCCTTTACGATTATCAGTGCGACAACGAAGACCCGGAGCACATAATTTTGCTGGGTGAGTCGGGAGTCGGGAAGTCGACGTTGGTCAAAAGATATGCTCGTCAGCATCCCAGGATCGAACACGACGAATATACCGAGGTTCCGGTGCTTTACATGCGTATCGGTCCGAAGCCCACCCGCAAAGCGCTTGCCCAGAAATCTTTGGAAATGTTGGGAGATCTATTGTGGTTCAGAGGTACCGAGCCCCAGCTGACCGCTCGATTTATCGGTCTCCTGAGGACTTGCAGAGTTCGACTCGTGATCGTGGACGAGGCGAACCATCTGGTCGACGGTACAGGCAAAAAAACGTTACACACCGCTGCCGACTGGTTCAAGTGTGTAATTGACGACTCGAAGATTTCTTATGTGTTTGTAGGTATACCCCGAGTCAAACGCTTGCTCGCGACCAATGATCAGTTGCGAGGGAGGCTCCGGGAGGTCATCCAGATCGACCGGTTTTCCGTCGCAAACGAATCCGCGGAACTTGAATTCCGTAGCGCTCTTAAGAACTTCAAAATTTGCATGGGAGATCTTCCGGCTATCGATATTTCGGGGGCGACGATCACGAGGTTGTTTGCTTTCGCCACCGATGGACGCGTGCGCGATATCTGTAAGCTTCTTGCGCGAGCGGTCGAGCTGGCATATGCGCAGCCTGATCCCGGATTGACGGATAAGGTTTTGGCAGAGGCATTCCGGACCGTGATTTACTCAGGAGCGCCAGATAACCGGAATCCTTTTCACGAGACATTCAATGAGATGCCTCTCGTGAAAAACGATGAGCCGTTCGCACCCGAGGACCACTGA
- a CDS encoding type I restriction-modification system subunit M — MSNQLSLEVLESWLWESANILRGSIDSSDFKNYIFGLLFLKRFNDVFEERVSRLTQNEGLSGLEAEEEIEEKWGRLPTTARWPMLISQTENIGEALDKAFATIEANNPELQHVLTATQYGDKRVLSDATLQRLLRHFNQYKLGNVDLYKADMLGDAYEYLIKQFADDAGKKGGEFYTPKAVVQLVVELIDPRPGHAVYDPTCGSGGMLVESAHHVAKLPNGTLLGDKPNVLLFGQEKNLGTWAIAKLNLYLHNMRAEIERGDTLVEPKHLDGDYLRTFDRVIANPPFSAKSWWSPLELAAEAEQDGDKKPKAPNYKQVSDPYGRFAYGIPPRSYADLAFAQHMLSSLKADGRMGIILPNGVLFRSGEEGKIREGLLFGTDASSGDQPGDLIEAVIGLPSALFYNTGIPACVLILNKQKPVALKNRVIIIDASRDYLEGKAQNSLRPKDITRVVDTHKAAFEQQTEVDNYCRLVTLDEISGNDGNLNIARYIDNGETEETVDVAATLTQLSELTDEEAEIDKRLNGYLAELGLLEAESK; from the coding sequence ATGAGCAATCAACTATCCCTCGAAGTGCTCGAAAGCTGGCTTTGGGAATCCGCCAACATTCTGCGCGGTTCCATCGACTCGTCCGACTTCAAGAACTACATCTTCGGCCTGCTGTTTCTCAAGCGGTTTAACGACGTATTCGAAGAACGCGTGAGCCGTTTGACGCAAAATGAGGGGTTGAGTGGCCTAGAGGCCGAAGAGGAAATCGAAGAAAAGTGGGGCAGATTACCCACCACTGCCCGCTGGCCGATGCTGATTTCGCAAACCGAAAATATCGGCGAAGCACTGGATAAAGCGTTCGCCACCATCGAAGCCAACAATCCCGAACTGCAGCACGTGCTGACCGCCACCCAGTATGGTGACAAGCGCGTGCTCTCCGATGCCACCCTGCAGCGGCTGCTGCGCCACTTCAACCAGTACAAGCTGGGCAATGTCGACCTGTACAAGGCCGACATGCTGGGCGATGCCTACGAATATCTCATCAAGCAGTTTGCCGACGATGCCGGCAAGAAGGGGGGCGAGTTCTACACTCCCAAGGCGGTAGTGCAACTGGTGGTCGAACTCATCGACCCGCGACCGGGCCACGCGGTGTACGACCCCACCTGCGGCAGCGGTGGCATGCTGGTTGAAAGTGCGCACCATGTGGCCAAACTACCTAATGGTACGCTGCTGGGGGACAAGCCGAACGTACTGCTGTTCGGCCAGGAAAAGAACCTTGGCACCTGGGCCATTGCCAAGCTGAACCTCTACCTGCACAACATGCGGGCCGAAATCGAGCGCGGCGATACACTGGTCGAACCGAAGCACCTCGATGGCGACTACCTCCGGACGTTCGACCGCGTGATTGCAAATCCACCGTTCTCGGCCAAATCGTGGTGGTCCCCGCTGGAACTGGCGGCCGAGGCTGAGCAGGACGGCGACAAAAAACCCAAGGCCCCAAATTATAAGCAGGTCAGCGACCCTTACGGTCGCTTCGCGTATGGCATCCCACCTCGCAGTTACGCCGACCTCGCCTTCGCCCAGCACATGCTGTCGAGCCTGAAGGCTGACGGTCGCATGGGTATCATTCTGCCGAATGGCGTGCTGTTTCGTAGCGGCGAAGAAGGCAAGATTCGCGAAGGGCTCCTTTTCGGCACAGACGCCTCGTCCGGCGACCAGCCGGGCGACCTGATTGAAGCGGTCATCGGCCTGCCCTCGGCTCTGTTCTACAACACCGGCATCCCGGCCTGCGTGCTGATACTGAACAAACAGAAACCGGTGGCGCTCAAGAACCGCGTCATCATCATCGACGCCAGCCGCGACTACCTTGAAGGTAAAGCGCAGAACAGCTTGCGTCCTAAGGACATCACGCGCGTCGTCGATACCCACAAAGCTGCGTTCGAGCAGCAGACGGAGGTGGACAACTACTGCCGGTTGGTGACGCTGGATGAAATCAGCGGCAACGACGGCAACCTCAACATTGCGCGCTACATCGACAACGGCGAGACCGAAGAAACGGTCGATGTGGCTGCCACTTTGACGCAACTAAGCGAGTTGACTGATGAAGAAGCCGAGATTGATAAGCGACTGAACGGCTATCTGGCGGAGTTAGGGCTGCTTGAGGCCGAATCGAAATGA